The region AGatcaatggaaagttggtttatTTACTTTGTCTCCGATGGATAGCAAAAATCCGGTTAATTGTTGTGTGGTATTTCTATTTCTTGATCTACATAGTCTTCGATAATTATACCTTGCCTATAGcaataattcattaatttacaACGCAAGACagagaaaaatcgatttatcgTGATGCCATTGGAGGAAGAGCGGGCATACCTCCAGGTACTGACATTGCTGCCGATCCAGGTCCTAACAGAACCTATATATTCATCGAATGTTACCAATTaacatcaaaaacaaaacatcaaCTGCTCATCGACTTACCTGTTTTTGTTGTGCCTTTTGTGATTCCATGAAATTGGCCCGTTCCGTTTCAAATATTATCGGCGCAAATAAGATCATTGAACTCGTAAAGAATATCCATGATGCATTGCAAGAGAACTGGTAAAGATTTGCGACACCGGAAACAGTAAAACTAGAAACGGCACCACACACCGTTCGTACACGTTCGGGAAACATTTCCGTCAGTCCCCATAGACGTTCGTTCAGCGTCTCATCCGGCTCCTATATGAATAGACAAATATAACCATATCAACATATCAATGTTTTGATGGAGAGCTTTATGAATTGATCAAGATGAATGAGCTTCTAGTATCCGTTCGCAAGATATGCGTTAAACATTTTCCGATTGCATAACACAACAAATTACATGAAAGTGAAGTTTCAACACTCTGAATTTAAACACAATATTGAGGTTATCTCGACGACAATTTTTGAAGGAATTCGTACAATTAACTTACATCATCATAAGACTCTCCTCCCTCATCGTCATCCTTGTGTCCGGATTCCTGTAgcataacaaacaaaataaatttgaatggaTTTACGTTCTGtttgtcaaataaaataatttttattgatttttagaaCACTGTGACCTACTGTGATAGCACGTCTCTCCGGTGTATCGTCTTTGCTACCGCCTAACGATGACATACCACTATCtttgtcaataaattcaaGCTCCGGTTCAGAATccattaaaatgcaaaaatatttatttcaattaaatttcggGATATTGTGGCTCaaaaaaatgcttttcatggaaaaatagtaaattacgACATTTAATAAATGAACCTCATGCGCTTTGGAATAATATGAATAAAATTGTTCTCTGACGCACACAAACGAACAGTTCATGTACTTTTGACAGTTCAGATTGT is a window of Bradysia coprophila strain Holo2 unplaced genomic scaffold, BU_Bcop_v1 contig_350, whole genome shotgun sequence DNA encoding:
- the LOC119080179 gene encoding mitochondrial import receptor subunit TOM22 homolog, whose protein sequence is MDSEPELEFIDKDSGMSSLGGSKDDTPERRAITESGHKDDDEGGESYDDEPDETLNERLWGLTEMFPERVRTVCGAVSSFTVSGVANLYQFSCNASWIFFTSSMILFAPIIFETERANFMESQKAQQKQVLLGPGSAAMSVPGGMPALPPMASR